In a genomic window of Scomber japonicus isolate fScoJap1 chromosome 17, fScoJap1.pri, whole genome shotgun sequence:
- the LOC128377439 gene encoding probable G-protein coupled receptor 132, whose translation MHLAVTELVVPTNQSQAACELPYQDGRLPLLVLYGGVLAVGFPANLLTLRLTWLQVRRRSVLAVYLLALSLCDLSYLSTLPLWARYVHAGRVWPFSSASCRLTGFLFFTNMYVSIFLLVCVSCDRYVAVVYSLESRGLRRRRHAAGVTLAVLLAVSVGHAPVFSMREGEGGEGERRCFEPGRSATVTGFYYARFLLGFLLPLLLLVATNRGVLAGVRRSTGLRRQQKERVRRLAFAVVMLFLVCFAPYHLVLLLRALLHGAPSLHGCTLQRRLDAAYTASLALSTVNSAANPLLYVLSGQLRGGASRLWTRLRPKHNQNQDQNQSQSQSQNQNRKSSPDSRPGKPPGS comes from the coding sequence ATGCACCTGGCGGTGACGGAGCTCGTGGTTccgaccaatcagagccaggcgGCGTGCGAGCTgccgtaccaagatggccgcctGCCGCTGCTGGTCCTGTACGGCGGCGTGCTGGCCGTGGGGTTTCCCGCCAACCTGCTGACGCTGCGTCTCACCTGGCTGCAGGTGCGGCGCCGCAGCGTGCTGGCGGTCTACCTGCTGGCGCTGTCGCTGTGTGACCTCAGCTACCTCAGCACGCTGCCGCTGTGGGCGCGCTACGTGCACGCCGGCCGCGTCTGGCCCTTTAGCTCCGCCTCCTGCCGGCTGACCGGCTTCCTGTTCTTCACCAACATGTACGTGAGCATCTTCCTGCTGGTGTGCGTGTCATGTGACCGCTACGTGGCCGTCGTCTACAGTCTGGAGTCCCGCGGTCTGCGGCGCCGGCGCCATGCTGCCGGCGTGACGCTGGCGGTGCTGCTGGCGGTGAGCGTGGGCCACGCGCCCGTGTTCTCCATGCGGGAGGGCGAGGGCGGCGAGGGCGAGCGCCGCTGCTTCGAGCCGGGACGCAGCGCCACGGTAACGGGCTTCTACTACGCCCGCTTCCTGCTGGGCTTCCTGCTGCCGCTGCTGTTGCTCGTGGCGACCAACCGCGGCGTGCTGGCCGGCGTGCGGCGCAGCACCGGCCTGCGGCGCCAGCAGAAGGAGCGCGTGCGGCGGCTGGCGTTCGCCGTGGTGATGCTGTTCCTGGTCTGCTTCGCCCCGTACCacctggtgctgctgctgcgcGCTCTGCTCCACGGCGCCCCCTCGCTGCACGGCTGCACGCTGCAGCGCCGCCTCGACGCCGCGTACACCGCCTCGCTCGCCCTCAGCACCGTCAACAGCGCCGCCAACCCGCTGCTCTACGTGCTGAGCGGGCAGCTGAGGGGGGGCGCCTCCCGCCTCTGGACCCGCCTCAGACCCAAACACAACCAGAACCAGGATCAgaaccagagccagagccagagccagaacCAGAACAGGAAGTCGTCTCCGGACTCGCGTCCAGGGAAACCGCCGGGCAGctga